TCACGACTTCTCTGCCGGGAATCAGCCCGTCCCGGTTCACAAGCCTCTGTGCCGTACCCGCTGTATAGATGCCGGCGGGCCGGTATCCGGGGATGCCAAGCGATCCGCGCGGACGTTCCCTGCATCCCATTGCCAGGATCACGGCACGCCCTGTGATCCGCTGAAGTCCTTTTCTGCTGCTCATAACCGTCACAATTCGTTCCTGTGTGATATCTGTAACCATACTCTCCAGCTCATATGCGATACCAAGCGTGTCGACCATCTCCACATAACGCGCTGCATATTCGGGCCCGGTCAGCTCTTCATGGAAGGTATGCAGACCAAAACCGCTGTGAATACATTGATTCAAAATACCGCCGAGTTCAGCATCCCGTTCCAGGATTAAAAGGCGATCGATGCCCTCTCGTTTCATGGCAACAGCCGCCGCCATGCCCGCAGGACCGCCTCCGATGATCACTGCATCGTAATGCTTTGGTTCATCCGTTTTCATCGTCCACCCGCCTTCCCGCTGTCTCCATTCAGCAAATACGAAGTACCTCCGGCTTTTGTCACCTGAGAAGGGGTTAGTCCGAGTTCCCTGCAGAGAATCTCCATCACCTTCGGCATACAGAATCCCGACTGGCATCTGCCCATTCCCGTTCTCGTCCGCCGCTTCACACCGTCCAGAGAGCGCGCGCCCGGTTTTCTTCGGATCGCCTCGACGATCTCTCCCTCCGTCACGGTCTCACATCTGCAGATCACATTGCCATACGCCGGATTCTCTTTGATCTTCATGCGGAGTTCTTCTGCACTTGCCTGCGCAGCCGAAAAGATATTTTTCTGAACCGCTGTAAACTCCTGCTTCTCCCGTGCATTCAAATAGGCCGCCGTCATCCCGGCCAGCTCACACCCTATCGCCGGAGCAGCTGACAGCCCCGGTGATTCGATACCCGCAGCGTTGAAAAATCCCGGCGCCCCCTTCGCCTCACCGATCACAAAATCCCCGCCGTCCTCATGTGCCCGAAGTCCTGCAAAGGATGTGATGGTCTCGTGAAGCGGCAGGGCTTTGATACCGTCCATGCTTTTTTTTTGCACCTGTGAAAGTCCCTCCGCCGTCGTGCAGACGGCGTCTCTGTCCGGTACATCCTGCGCTGTCGGCCCCACCAGCAGATTGCCGTGGACGGTGGGCGTGATCAGCACTCCCTTTCCCATCGGACCGGGCATCTGAAAAATCGTGTGCTGCGTATAAGAACCCGCCCGCTTGTCCAACAGGAGGTATTCCCCGCGGCGCGGCGTAATGCGAAGCTGCTCTTCACTCACCATATTGTTGAACACATCCGCATAGATTCCTGCCGCGTTGATCACGCAGCGGGTCCGTATCTTTCCTTTCCCGGTATGCAGGCAGTACCCGTCCTCCTGTTTATCGATTTGTCTGACGGGACAGTCCATCCAGAACTCCACGCCATTGGTGCAGGCATTCTCCGCAAGCCCCGCCGTCAGCCGAAACGGACAGATGATTCCGGCACCCGGCGCCAGCAGCGCTGCCTTTACATCGTCTGCGGCCACAGGGATCATCCTGTGCAGCTCCTCCCCTCTCAGCAGCCGCAGACCAGGCACGCCATTTTTATACCCCTGCTCCATGAGCCTTACAAGCTCTGCTTCGTTCTGACCTTCCCGGCACAGCACAACTGCGCCGTTCCTTCGAAACGGTATATCAAGCTCCTCTGCCAGGACATCCATCTTCCTGTTTCCCAGAACATTCATCCTGGCTTTTAATGTGCCCGGAACGGCATCATAACCTGCATGAACCAGTCCGCTGTTGGCCTTGGACGTGCCTGTACAGATATCTTCCTCTTTATCCAGCACACAGACATGCAGCCTGTACCGCGACAGCTCCCGCGCCGCTGCACACCCCGTCACACCCGCACCTATGATTACGGCATCATACACAGACATATCCTCCTGTTTTGAAATTACCACTTATTATGTACTTTTTCTGCAAATCCCTGCATGTGTTCTACTGGTACCCTGGTTCCGTCGTCAAGCACCGCGGTTCCGTCGAAATGTCCGAACACCTGATGCTGGTCACTTAAGATAATCCCTGCAGAAGTTCGTGCACTCCTGTCCAGAATCGGAGTAAAGGTGAGCGCAAGCCGTCCGTCATCAGACACAATCTTCCACTGCTTCATGTATTCCGTCTGTCCCTCTTCTTCTCCCGGAATCAGGAAGCGGACGCTCTCCAGTTTATGAGCGCGCCCGTCAAAAAACAGCATGTTTTCCGTAGCGCGGCTGTTATCTCCAAAACCGTAACCCAGATTAAAACCAAATACGCGGTCTCCCAACAGCGCCTGCGCCGCGCCCCAGTACCAGGTATTATCATATGGCCATACACCGCGTCCCCAGTCCAGCAGCCCAAAACTGTCCTCCGGCTGAAAATAAAACCTCTGGCTTCCGATTTCCACGATCCCCTTCGCACGCATCCCGATGATCTTCCGGTTATAGTAAAATGCCCTGGGATTCTCCCGGAACGGAACGGCGATCACCATACTGTCCTCCGGTTCCCGGGTCAGATGGATTTTCATACGGATCGGCAGTCCGTCCTTAAAGTTTTTCATCCCTGCAGTCAGAATCCGGCGGTCTTTTTCTTTCACGAATGAAAACTGACATCGGCGGCTGCCAAACCTGACGTCGCCCGCCTCCGAGGAGGACGGCATCCCCGTCCTGCCCATCGGAAGCAGAGTCATCGGGCTTACCGTCGTCTCCCTCTTCTGCTCAAAATCAAGAAACGAAATGCTTACCAGCCCCATATAACTGTTGTCCGCCACCGTGAGCGCAACTCCAAAATGTTCGTTGCAGATCAGATAATAGTCCCATTCTTTGATACGCAGTGTCCCCTGGCGGACTTCAGCCCTCCTGTATTCTTTCACGGGACACGTAGCATAGCCGGCCTCCTGCAGACATCCGTTATCATCCAGAAGTCTTCCCGGCATCAGCCGTTTCTGCATGACCTCACCCCCTCATCAGATACTTTTGTTTTATTATATCAAAACACCAGATAAAATCAATCTTCTTTACACTGTCATCGGCATACACCGGATATGTTTTCAGAACCTCCCCATCCAGAAGATATGACACTTTCCCCACCACTGTCCCGGCTTTGACCGGCGCCTGAAGCGCATCCGGCAGACTTTTCTCTACCTGAACCTCCTCATCTGCACCCAGCAGTACCTTCAGAGACTGCTGCTCCATGTCACAGCGGTAGCTCAGGGGCACCACGGCTTCTTCAGAGAGTCTTCCGCCGTGCTGTCCTTCCAGTACCTCCAGCTGTGCAGCCGGAAGCTCTCGTATCAAAACATCCTGTATGGAATAATGTTCGAGGCCGTAAGTCATCAGCTTCTTCGTATCTGACCATTTATAGCTCTTGTTATTGGGCCACCCGCAGGCGAGAAGTGAGACAATGAATGTTTTGCCATCCTGCTCAAGGGCTCCCACATAACAGTATCCCGCATCTGCCGTAAATCCCGTCTTTCCGCTTAGTGCGCCCTCCATCATCGACAGAAATGCGTTGTGATTATAGCAGTTATAAATGACCGTCTCTTCCATATTCCAGAAAGTATACGACGCCGTCTGTGTGATCGCCAGAAATTCCTCCCGTTTGGGGGACTGCATGATACAATACCTCATGATCCTTGCCAGATCCTGCGCCGTTGTCCCGTGTACTCCCTGTTCATTCTGATCATCCAGACCGTTCGGCGTTATAAAATAGGTGTTTTCACACCCAATCTCCTGAGCCTTCTGATTCATCATACCCGCAAAATCTTCCACACTCCCTGCGATATGTTCCGCTATCATCACAGCGCTGTCATTGTGTGACTCCAGCATCAGGGAATAGAGAAGGTCATTCAGCCTGAACTGGTCTCCTTCATGTACCCCGAGATGTACCTTGGGCTGACCTGCCGCGCGTTTTGTCGCTGTCACCGTATCGTCAGGATTACCGTTCTCAAGAGCCAGGATGCATGTCATAATCTTCGTTGTACTGGCATTGGGCCGTTTTTCCTCCCCGTCTTTTTCATACAGCACCCGCCCGGAATCGGCATCCATCAGACATGCTGAACGGGCATACAGTTCACTGTCCGCCGGCTCTTCCTGTGCATAGACGGCCTGCCCTCCCCAAATGACCGCCAAAAGAACTCCCATCAAAACAATCCTTTTTTTCATGTGATTCACTCATCCGTTTTGTGTATGTCCTCCTTTTATTCTATGAGGAAAAATATAATTTATTATCACCTTCAGGAAATTAAGAAAGGGCCCGGCAAGCCGGACCCTCACGGACATCTTTCACCGATGACGCAATATGCAGTTATCTAAATATTCAGTTTCAGCTGGACCTCCTCTTCTGCCTCTGCTTTAAAGTCTTCCAGCTGTACCGGGCTGATGGACGGCAGTTCCTCTGTCGATTCTACTCCGAAACTCCTCAGAAATTCTTCTGTCGTACCCAGCAGGATCGGACGGCCGGGGGCGTCAAGACGTCCGACCTCCTGTACCAGATTATACTCTACCAGTTTATTGACGGCATGGTCACACTTCACACCGCGGATCTTCTCTATCTCCAGCCGTGTGACCGGCTGTTTGTACGCAATTATGGACAGCGTCTCCAGCATCACATCCGTCAGCACCGCCTTCTTCGGCTGCAGAGCTATCTGTACCAGGTTATCGTAATATTCCTGTTTTGTACACAGCTGATAAGCATTTTCCAGTTCAATGATCTTAATTCCACGGTCTTCCTGCTCGTACCGCAGCATCATGTCGCGAATAAGTTTCTGCGTGGTAGCCGCATCGCATCCGATCGCCTTCGCTATCCTGGAAAGTTCTACAGATTCACCCATGGCAAACAAAATTGCTTCAATGGCAGCTTCCGTATTTTTTATGTTCATGATTCACCAATCCCCACTGTCTCGATCTGTATCTCGTCAAATATATATTCCTGACTGATTCTGATCAGTCCTGTCTTCATCAACTCCAATATCGCCAGAAACGTCACCACAACCTGTGTTTTACTGCACTGCCGTTCCAGCAGTTCACGAAAGGAAAACTTCTTACGGCTGCGCGCAAACGTCTCCACATATGTCATTTTATCAGGCAGGCTTACCTCCTCCTGTTCTATTCTTCCGAATTTGCTTCGAATCGGATCCAGCTTGTCCTCCTGACGCCGCATCACAGACAAAAAGACAGCGTGCAGCTTTTCAAGATTCATATCGCCCACAAGCTCCCTGGTGTCTATCGGAGGCCGGTAGGAAATCACCTCCGCCGGCATCGTATTCTTCCTGTAGATACTCCTGGACGCAGCCGCCATCCGCTCTCTCAGTTCATATGACATATACTTGTACATTTTATATTCAAGCAGCTGCTGTACAAGCTCATCCCGCGGGTCTTCCTCCTCTCCCTCTTCATTGATTTCCTTCGGGAGAAGCATCCGGCATTTGATATCAATCAGCGTGGCCGCCATAACCATGAATTCACTCATGATGTTCAGGTCCTGTCTCTGCATCTGACGGATATAGTCCAGATACTGATTGGTAATCTCCACAATCGGTATGTCGTAAATATCTATTTTATTCTTATCGATCAAATGCAGCAAAAGGTCCAGCGGACCTTCAAACACCTGCAGTTTTACGGGAATCCCCATATGCAAACCTCTGTTCCTTACTTTCTGATGTCTACTACGACAAGTTCTCTTGGATTATGCAGCCGAAAAGGTATCGTGTGATCACCGAGCCCTGAGCTCACAATCATGGTTGTGTCCCCTTCTGTATGGCTTCCATACCCGTACTTCGGAAAAAATGTGAGATCATTTCCGATCAGCGGCCGTCTTTTTCCCATCCGTACGACTCCACCGTGATAATGCCCGGAGAGAATCAGATCGGGCTTCCACCTGACATACGTCGGAAAATATTTTGGATAATGAGCAAGCAGAATATTATACGCATCCTCTGCGGGTGCCGGAAAAACATCCGTTATCTCAGACAGCGGCAGCTCCATATGTGCGAAGCGGTCATAATATTCCCGCTTCAGCTCATACCCGTACAGCGCGACCTTCATGCCTCTGACTGAGAATACACTGCTCTCATTTTCCAGCAGTGTCACATGGTTCTCAGTCAATCCCCTGCGGTACGTATCATACATATCGCCGTACGTCTCCGGATAAATACGTAGGCGATACTCATGGTTCCCGTTTGCCGCATAGACCGGGACCCGGCCGGAAAGATTCCGAATAAATGCCAGCGCGGCATCCATCGGCTGTTCCGGCTTTCCGACGATCAGATCCCCCCCGATCAATACGACATCCGGATGCAGTGCCAGTATCTTTTCTGCCAGTCCCCGGTTCCCCTTACCGTACGATACGTTATGCAGGTCACTCACAAAAACAAGCCGTATGCTGTCCTCCGCCGATACTGCCTTCCTGCTGTGAATCCCATAGTATTTTATCACGCATTTTGTCATGGTTGTTTCATTCCTCTTTTCACATCTTCTCTATACTACAATAAATTTCTGTCAAGTTCAAGTTTTTCCTCCGTTTAAGAACCGCATCCATGCCTGATACAGATAATCCGGATAGGTTGCTTTTTCTATATCCTCCGTAAACACAAGATTGACGCTTCCAATCTCTTTTCCGTCCAGGTAATACACCGCACGGCCGGCGACGTCGCCCTTCTGCACCGGCGCCCTGGCATCCGTCTTAAACTGCGTCTCTTTTTCAATATTTTCAGTATTCACACCTTCTGTATCCAGATACCTGAACTCCTCTTCGTACGCACAGGCTCCCTCTTTCTCTATTGAAAATGCCACAGGCACCTTGGGAAGCTTTTCCTGATTGTCGTCCACATACAGGCTGCAGATACCAAACCCATAGTTCAGCATGGTGGCTGCATCCCGGAACCTCGCCTTCACATCCGGCGCCCCCATCACGACAGATATCAGCGTGATGTCATTTCTGGAAGCCACTGCCGACACACAGTACTTTGCAACGGATGTGCTCCCTGTCTTAAGCCCCACACAGCCGTCATACCCCCTGATCAGCTTGTTTGTGTTTGTCAGCCCGAATTCTTTACTCCCCTGTCTGGTCACATGAGTAATGTTTTCCATCCAGATTGAAGAATATGTAAGAATTTCCGGATGATTCGTGATAAGCTCCTTTGACATGACCGCGACATCGTGGGCTGTCGTATAGTGCCCCGCCGAATCGGTCAGGCCGCAGCAGTCCTCAAAGCGTGTATCTTTCAGTCCCAGTTCCTCCGCCTTCTGATTCATCCTCTTGACGAATTCTTCCTCGCTCCCGGCAATATGCTCTGCCATCACGACCGACGCATCATTCCCCGACGCTATCACAATGCATTTGATCAGCGTCTCCACCGTCTGTTTCTCTCCCTCTTCCAGAAACACCTGCGATCCCCCCATACTCTTTGCATGGGCGCTCGTGACTGCCTCATCCGTGAGCTTTATGGTTCCCTTCTCCAGCTCATCAAAAATCAGCAGCAGCGTCATAATCTTCGTGATGCTGGCCGGGCTTCTCTGCTCGTCTGCATTCTTCTCGTAGAGAACCTGACCGGTAGACGATTCCATTAAAATAACAGAAGGCGCATCTACCGAAACCGCTTCGCCCTCCGGCTGTGTGCCTTCCTCCTGTGTATTCTGCTCTCCTTCTGATGCCGGTTCCGCCCATACGGCGTATGTTCCGGACAACAACTGAATCAGCATCAGCATACAGATCAATATGATCCCAATCTTTTTCCTCATCTTTGTCCCCCCACATCTGTTCCTTCTCTAATGTACGATGCAAAGCGGATAAATATGATTCCGTTGTAATGAAAAAGTTTCCTGTACGCTAAAAAACCGCGGGTCCAGACCCGCGGTTCGTATTGTTTCTAATATTTAACGGATACTCCTGATCATCTCTCTGATTTCCGCAATCCCTTCACTCAGAGATCCCTTCTTCGCCGAATACAGGTGCACCAGAAAATCAAATCCAAACACTATGATCGCAACCGTGCCGACAATCGCACCCGTATTATACGAGTAGCTGTCCACGATCCGAACAACAAATTTCTGCAGGAACGCAAACATCAGAACTGTGTAGAGCCCCCATGCAAGAGTACTCTCCAGACAGATCAATCCATCAAAATTCAGCGGTTTGTCATGGTAGTCCCACCACACAGCCCCGAACATATAACGCATCAGATATCCTGTCACCAGTTCCAGAAGTGTTGCCAGAATACATCCGGCAAAATACAGAGCTATGTAATTTCCATCCAACGGTCTTAAGATAAAGTAGAGCGTCAAAGCCCCAACACCATAAATCGGACAGATCGGACTGCTCATGAATCCCCTGTTCGTCAGCTTGCGGTTACACAGTGACATGTAGATAGATTCTACGATCCACCCCATCAGACTGTATATTAAAAACCAATGAATGATATGATATAAATCGGTTCCGAACATCGGTATCGTCCACATCGTATCTTCTCCCTTCTTCTCTGTTATTTATCTCCCACTCTCTATACTAAAAAATCCCTGACGAAACGTCAAGGATTTTTTGGCACATTAATTATATTTACGTTTTCTGGCAGCTTCCGATTTTTTCTTACGACGAACACTTGGTTTCTCGTAATGCTCTCTTTTACGGATCTCCTGCTGAATTCCAGCCTTTGCGCAACTACGTTTAAATCTGCGTAAAGCGCTGTCCAGAGTTTCGTTCTCTTTTACGATAACGTTTGACATAGACTCACACCTAACCTCCCTCCAGTTGTAGATTGTGCATACACAACTGTTTGGGTATATTTTACTGCACTAATAGTAATTATAACAGATTTTTTCCATACGTCAACTGCTTTTGATCATTTTCAGAAAAAAATTACCTTATATTTACTTTATCTGCTCTTCCACGACAGACACTACAGCTTCGATCGCCTGTGGGATCCTGGATACGTCTTTTCCTCCAGCCTGAGCCATATTCGGACGTCCGCCTCCGCCTCCGCCGACGACAGCGGCCACAGCCTTGATCAGATTACCGGCGTGTGCTCCTTTTTTCATAGCCTCAGGAGTCACCATTGCCATCAGGCTGACTTTGCCGCCGCATGCGGACGCCAGCACAACGACACCTTCGCCCAGCTTCTCTTTCAGCTGATCGCCGAGATCACGCAGTCCGTTCATATCAACGTCGTTCAATGCACTCGCAAGCACCTTGACGCCTTTGACTTCCACAACCTGATCCATGACATCTCCCAGGGATTCCTGAGCCATTTTACTCTTCAGAGACTCGTTTTCACTCTGAAGCGTTTTCATCTCCGTCTGCAGATGTGCGATCTTGTCAAGAATCTCAGCAGAAGAAGTCTTCAATGCCTTCGCGATGGATGATATTTTGTCTTCCAGCTCTTTATAATATGCAAGGACCCCATCGCCTGTCAGTGCCTCGATCCTGCGCACGCCGGCAGCGATTCCCGACTCCGACACGATCTTAAACAGGGAGATGGACGCCGTATTCTTTACGTGCGTACCGCCGCAGAGTTCTTTTGAAAAGTCCCCCATGGTAACCACGCGCACCTCTTCACCGTATTTTTCCCCAAACAGTGCCATTGCCCCTGATTTCTTAGCTTCTTCAATGGTCATGACATTTGTTTCGACAGGGAGATTCGCCTGAATTTCCTGATTCACCAGTTTTTCTGTCTGCTCCAGTTCCTCCGGTGTCATCGCCTGGAAATGCGCAAAGTCAAATCGAAGACGTCCCGGCGTCACAAGTGACCCCTTCTGCTCTACATGAGCGCCCAGTACGGTTTTCAGCGCTTTCTGCAGCAGATGTGTGGCGCTGTGGTTCTTCTCCGTATCGCAGCGCTTCTTATCATCCACCTTCAGCGTTACCGTCTGGCCCGTTTTCAGAATACCGGAAATCATCTCACCGACATGTCCGATCTTCCCGCCGCGCAGGTGAATCGTATCCTCCACCCGGAACTCGCCGTCCGGACTTACGATCACTCCGACATCCCCCTGCTGGCCGCCCATCGTCCCGTAAAACGGGGTCTTTTCCGCGATGATCGTGCCCTTCTGTCCTTCCATCAGGCTGTCCACGATGTCAGTCTCCGTCGTCATCACAGAGATCGCCGAGTCCAGCGCAAGCGTTCCATAGCCGTCAAATTCCGACGTGACAGACGGATCAATGCCGTCGTACACTGTCGCATCCGCACCCATGTAGTTTGTCACTTCCCGGCTCTTTCTCGCACGTTCACGCTGCTCTTCCATTTCCCTGCGGAAACCGTCTTCGTCTACGGCGTATCCCTTTTCCTCCAGGATCTCTTTCGTCAGGTCGACCGGGAAGCCATACGTATCATACAGCTTGAATGCCTGCTGTCCGTCCAGCACCTTTTCACCCTTTTCCTGCATCTCGCGTTCCATATCCGCAAGAATCAAAAGTCCCTGATCGATCGTCTTGTTGAACTGGCTCTCTTCATTTGTCAGCACATTGAAGATAAAGTCTTTCTTTTCTGCAAGCTCCGGATATCCGTCTTTTGAGCCCTCGATCACGGTGGCGCTCAAGGTTGCCAGGAACTGCCCCCTGATGCCGAGCAGACGCCCATGCCTGGCAGCACGTCGGATCAGGCGGCGCAGCACATAGCCTCTGCCCTCATTCGTCGGCATGATACCGTCGGAGATCATGAACGTTGCGGAGCGTATATGGTCGGTGATCAGACGGATGGATACATCATCATCCGCATCCTCTTTGTATTTCTTTCCCGCAATCCCGCAGACTTTTTCACGAAGTGCACAGATGGTATCCACATCAAAGATCGAGTCCACCTCCTGTACGACAACCGCGAGACGTTCCAGCCCCATTCCGGTGTCAATATTCTTATGTTCCAGTGTCACATAATTGCCGTTTCCGTCATTTTCAAACTGTGTAAACACGTTATTCCAAACTTCAATATAACGGTCGCATTCACATCCGACCGTACAGTCAGGACTTCCGCAGCCATACTGTTCACCTCTGTCATAATAGACCTCGGAACACGGTCCGCACGGACCTGCACCGTGTTCCCAGAAATTGTCCTCTTTCCCAAACCGGTAGATCCTCTCCGGAGCGATGCCGATCTCTTTATTCCAGATATCAAACGCTTCATCATCTTCGAGATAGACAGACGGATAGAGACGGTCGGGGTCCAGGCCCACCACCTCCGTCAGAAACTCCCAGGACCATGCCAGGGACTCTTTCTTAAAATAATCGCCGAACGAAAAATTGCCGAGCATCTCGAAAAATGTTCCATGGCGCGCTGTTTTTCCGACATTCTCGATATCACCGGTACGGATACATTTCTGGCACGTTGCCACCCGATTGCACGGCGGGATCTCTGCCCCCGTAAAATATGGCTTGAGCGGCGCCATTCCCGCATTGATGAGCAAAAGGCTCTTATCATTCTGGGGAACCAGAGAAAAACTCTTCATGATCAGATGGCCCTTGCTCTCGAAAAAATCCAGGAACATCTGACGAAGTTCATTTACTCCATATTTCTTCACGTTTCCATTTCCTCCTTTGCCGCACTCGCTGCGGCTTTTAATCTGGGATGCATGAAAGTTTCCTTTCAGGCGTTCCTCCTTTGCCGCACCTGCTGCGGCCTATCTTCAGGGATGCCGGAGTGTTTTCTCCTGACATACTAAATTTTCACAGATAATAATTTTATCACATTTCCCTATTTCAGGCAAACTTTTTTGAATTTCTTCTTTCCCCGCTTAAGCACGACTCCGTCACCCGCGAGAACTTCCTTTGGTATCTCATGGTGAATATCCGTGATCTTTTCACCGTCCACAGAGACTCCGCCCTGTTCAATGGCACGCCTTCCCTCCGAACGGCTTGTGACAAGCTCCGCTTTTACCAGCATGGAGATCACATCGATCGAGCCTTCCGTTAAGTCTTCCTCCGTCAGTTCGGCCACCGGCATATTTTCAGCATTTCCGCTGGAAAAAAGTGCCCTCGCGCCTTCCTGAGCTTTTTTCGCCTCTTCTTCTCCGTGAACCAGTTCTGTGAGTTCATAGGCAAGTATTTCTTTCGCCTGGTTCAGCTGGCTGCCTTCCCACCTGTCCATCTCATCGATCTGTTCGATCGGCAGGAAGGTCAGCATGCGAAGACATTTCAGCACATCCGCATCCCCCACGTTTCTCCAGTACTGATAGAAATCAAATGGTGACGTCTTGTTCGGATCCAGCCATACGGCACCTGACTGTGTCTTGCCCATCTTCTTTCCTTCGGAATTCATCAGCAGGGTGATCGTCATCGCATACGCATCTTTTCCGAGTTTTCTGCGGATTAGCTCCGTACCGCCAAGCATGTTGCTCCACTGATCATCGCCTCCGAACTGCATGTTACAGCCGTATTTCTGGTACAGTGCGTAGAAATCATAGCTCTGCATGATCATGTAGTTAAATTCCAGGAAGCTCAGGCCTTTTTCCATCCGCTGCCTGTAACACTCTGCCGTCAGCATACGGTTCACGGAAAAATGCGGTCCCACTTCGCGCAGAAGCTCCACATAGTTCAGGTCCATCAGCCAGTCCGCATTGTTGACCATGAGCGCCCTGTCCTCCGAAAAGTCAATAAAGCGGCTCATCTGCTGTTTAAAGCAGTCACAGTTATGCTGAATCGTCTCCACCGTCATCATCTGGCGCATGTCACTTCTGCCGGACGGGTCCCCGATCATGCCGGTCCCTCCGCCGAGCAGCGCGATCGGCTTATTGCCCGCCATCTGCAGCCGTTTCATCAGGCACAACGCCATAAAGTGTCCGACATGCAGGCTGTCCGCCGTCGGATCAAATCCGATATAGAATGTTGCCTTCCCATTATTCACAAGCTCACGGATCTCTTCCTCGTCCGTAACCTGAGCGATCAGTCCTCTCGCCTTAAGTTCCTCATAAATCTTCATACCATTATTCTCCTTTCATATTTGTTTTCATCTTCCATATCCGGGATTTTACGGGGAGCTCGAGGGTTCCCCTCTCGAACTCCAATCACGAAGGCGGAATTCACTTCCACCGCAGTGCAGAAATCCCGATTTGTAGGGGCCTTTTGGCCCTTGCACGAGCAAATCGGGATTTCTCCCTTTTGTAACTAATAAAAATGGCATCGCCATTTTTATTAACATAAAAAAGATTGCGCTCTCGCGCAATCTCCGCGCGCGAACGGACTGCAAAGCAGTAGTTTCCTTTCCGCGAGCTGCGCATCTATGCACGAAGTGCATTTTATTACATAGGAGATTCCGAAGAAATTTCCTATGTAATAAAAAACTCCCGTCCATCCTGGATTTCTCCAGAAAGGACGAGAGTTCATTCCCGTGTTACCACCTTTGTTCACATCCGGTTCACACCGTCTGCCTTCATAAGTACTGCTTTCAATACTTTGACATGGATAACGTCTGTCAGCACGTCACAGCCTACTCATATTCGGTGTGAAGCTCAGGGATGTATTCGAATCCTATGTCCGTATGCGCCTTTCACCAGCCGGCAGCTCTCTGTCTACATCGTATAGGTTCTACTTGTTCCCGTCATAGCCTGTATAATTTATTTCATTGATGCCTAGTATACAAACGGAAGTTTCGTTTGTCAAGCCGTTTTCGGTATTTTATATTCTTTAATTGAAAATGGATTAATTTTCT
The Ruminococcus gauvreauii genome window above contains:
- the tyrS gene encoding tyrosine--tRNA ligase; this translates as MKIYEELKARGLIAQVTDEEEIRELVNNGKATFYIGFDPTADSLHVGHFMALCLMKRLQMAGNKPIALLGGGTGMIGDPSGRSDMRQMMTVETIQHNCDCFKQQMSRFIDFSEDRALMVNNADWLMDLNYVELLREVGPHFSVNRMLTAECYRQRMEKGLSFLEFNYMIMQSYDFYALYQKYGCNMQFGGDDQWSNMLGGTELIRRKLGKDAYAMTITLLMNSEGKKMGKTQSGAVWLDPNKTSPFDFYQYWRNVGDADVLKCLRMLTFLPIEQIDEMDRWEGSQLNQAKEILAYELTELVHGEEEAKKAQEGARALFSSGNAENMPVAELTEEDLTEGSIDVISMLVKAELVTSRSEGRRAIEQGGVSVDGEKITDIHHEIPKEVLAGDGVVLKRGKKKFKKVCLK
- a CDS encoding D-alanyl-D-alanine carboxypeptidase family protein, producing MRKKIGIILICMLMLIQLLSGTYAVWAEPASEGEQNTQEEGTQPEGEAVSVDAPSVILMESSTGQVLYEKNADEQRSPASITKIMTLLLIFDELEKGTIKLTDEAVTSAHAKSMGGSQVFLEEGEKQTVETLIKCIVIASGNDASVVMAEHIAGSEEEFVKRMNQKAEELGLKDTRFEDCCGLTDSAGHYTTAHDVAVMSKELITNHPEILTYSSIWMENITHVTRQGSKEFGLTNTNKLIRGYDGCVGLKTGSTSVAKYCVSAVASRNDITLISVVMGAPDVKARFRDAATMLNYGFGICSLYVDDNQEKLPKVPVAFSIEKEGACAYEEEFRYLDTEGVNTENIEKETQFKTDARAPVQKGDVAGRAVYYLDGKEIGSVNLVFTEDIEKATYPDYLYQAWMRFLNGGKT
- the alaS gene encoding alanine--tRNA ligase, with translation MKKYGVNELRQMFLDFFESKGHLIMKSFSLVPQNDKSLLLINAGMAPLKPYFTGAEIPPCNRVATCQKCIRTGDIENVGKTARHGTFFEMLGNFSFGDYFKKESLAWSWEFLTEVVGLDPDRLYPSVYLEDDEAFDIWNKEIGIAPERIYRFGKEDNFWEHGAGPCGPCSEVYYDRGEQYGCGSPDCTVGCECDRYIEVWNNVFTQFENDGNGNYVTLEHKNIDTGMGLERLAVVVQEVDSIFDVDTICALREKVCGIAGKKYKEDADDDVSIRLITDHIRSATFMISDGIMPTNEGRGYVLRRLIRRAARHGRLLGIRGQFLATLSATVIEGSKDGYPELAEKKDFIFNVLTNEESQFNKTIDQGLLILADMEREMQEKGEKVLDGQQAFKLYDTYGFPVDLTKEILEEKGYAVDEDGFRREMEEQRERARKSREVTNYMGADATVYDGIDPSVTSEFDGYGTLALDSAISVMTTETDIVDSLMEGQKGTIIAEKTPFYGTMGGQQGDVGVIVSPDGEFRVEDTIHLRGGKIGHVGEMISGILKTGQTVTLKVDDKKRCDTEKNHSATHLLQKALKTVLGAHVEQKGSLVTPGRLRFDFAHFQAMTPEELEQTEKLVNQEIQANLPVETNVMTIEEAKKSGAMALFGEKYGEEVRVVTMGDFSKELCGGTHVKNTASISLFKIVSESGIAAGVRRIEALTGDGVLAYYKELEDKISSIAKALKTSSAEILDKIAHLQTEMKTLQSENESLKSKMAQESLGDVMDQVVEVKGVKVLASALNDVDMNGLRDLGDQLKEKLGEGVVVLASACGGKVSLMAMVTPEAMKKGAHAGNLIKAVAAVVGGGGGGRPNMAQAGGKDVSRIPQAIEAVVSVVEEQIK
- a CDS encoding putative ABC transporter permease — protein: MWTIPMFGTDLYHIIHWFLIYSLMGWIVESIYMSLCNRKLTNRGFMSSPICPIYGVGALTLYFILRPLDGNYIALYFAGCILATLLELVTGYLMRYMFGAVWWDYHDKPLNFDGLICLESTLAWGLYTVLMFAFLQKFVVRIVDSYSYNTGAIVGTVAIIVFGFDFLVHLYSAKKGSLSEGIAEIREMIRSIR
- the rpsU gene encoding 30S ribosomal protein S21, whose product is MSNVIVKENETLDSALRRFKRSCAKAGIQQEIRKREHYEKPSVRRKKKSEAARKRKYN